Proteins encoded within one genomic window of Flavobacterium gilvum:
- a CDS encoding glycoside hydrolase family 2 TIM barrel-domain containing protein yields MKNKRILSIIISFFCTTFLFAQNSNENVRINQLFNFGWKFKAGEITNAQDLTFDDSGWRKLDLPHDFQFEQPWDKTANKGRGFKTLGAGWYRKTFKADPKWIGKRVLLDFEGIMLSGEVWVNGTKIGGTGYGYLGFEADIAPVIKYDADNVVAVRATTEGNSRWYTGGGLFRDVHLQVKDSVSIARHGIFITTPKISNENAEVSVQVEVAGIKNKEYELEINTKIFSPEGKQVAETKTLAPKKSNLVAVEVPLPKVNIPNPQLWSCETPNLYSAEVVLVLNGKVVDKLTKKFGIRTIEFSKEFGLKLNGKKVFLKGVANHDDLGAVGVAAHKTSIARMMDKLKAFGFNHIRTSHNPYSESFFDLADEKGILVVDELYDKWGSTVAWAGSAPWNDIWYNNIKEWIKRDRNHPSVIMWSFGNELQFQEERWNFPTSDWGVTTYRLMDVVAKRYDPTRKTTVAMYPARAGGIIRANPDFRIKENIVPPELSTVTEIASFNYTWEDYQEYLKHAPNMIIYQSEAVTNELAAPYFGMDRDKMVGLAYWGGIEYWGESQGWPRKGWNYSFFNHSMEPFPQAWLTKSIFTDEPLVYIGVVDSEGESKMWNDQIVGQKVISAHWNRTEGSKYNLYTYTNADEVELLVNGKSIGVQQNSTEVTKRNTIYWKDVPYSAGKITAIARKGGKEVARHELETTGKAVALVLETENVNWKGDGMDLQYVKVYAVDSKGRKVPTATGEVTFDLNGAASIIAVDNGDHLSDDLFDGNKKNLYKGFAMAILRSGQKAGTVKLKVSVPGLKGVDKIFTTK; encoded by the coding sequence ATGAAAAATAAGAGAATTTTATCAATTATTATCTCCTTTTTTTGCACAACATTTCTTTTTGCCCAAAACAGCAATGAAAATGTTAGAATAAACCAACTTTTTAATTTTGGTTGGAAATTCAAAGCGGGTGAAATCACTAATGCACAGGATCTGACTTTCGATGACAGTGGCTGGCGCAAGCTGGATTTACCACACGATTTTCAGTTTGAGCAGCCTTGGGATAAAACAGCTAATAAAGGACGTGGATTTAAAACCTTGGGTGCAGGCTGGTACCGTAAAACATTCAAAGCAGATCCTAAATGGATTGGGAAACGAGTATTACTTGATTTTGAAGGCATCATGCTATCCGGAGAAGTTTGGGTAAACGGAACTAAAATCGGAGGAACAGGATATGGTTATCTTGGCTTTGAAGCAGATATAGCACCTGTTATTAAATATGATGCCGATAATGTGGTTGCCGTTCGAGCAACTACAGAAGGTAATTCCCGTTGGTACACAGGTGGTGGACTTTTCCGTGATGTCCATTTGCAGGTAAAAGACAGTGTCTCTATTGCCCGTCATGGTATTTTTATAACTACTCCAAAAATTTCTAATGAGAATGCCGAGGTCAGCGTACAAGTTGAAGTGGCCGGAATTAAAAACAAAGAATACGAGCTGGAGATTAATACAAAAATCTTTTCTCCAGAAGGAAAGCAAGTGGCCGAGACAAAAACATTGGCTCCAAAAAAATCGAATCTTGTTGCAGTAGAAGTTCCATTACCTAAAGTTAATATACCTAATCCACAACTATGGTCTTGTGAAACTCCGAATCTTTACTCTGCCGAAGTTGTATTGGTTTTAAACGGTAAAGTGGTTGATAAACTTACTAAAAAGTTTGGGATTCGTACTATTGAATTCTCGAAAGAATTTGGACTAAAATTAAATGGGAAAAAAGTCTTTCTTAAAGGTGTCGCCAATCATGATGATTTGGGAGCTGTTGGAGTAGCTGCCCATAAAACTTCAATTGCCAGAATGATGGATAAGCTGAAAGCCTTTGGTTTTAATCATATACGAACTTCACACAATCCTTATTCCGAATCATTTTTTGACCTTGCCGACGAAAAAGGAATTCTGGTAGTAGATGAATTATATGATAAATGGGGTAGCACAGTTGCTTGGGCAGGAAGTGCACCGTGGAATGACATATGGTATAATAATATAAAGGAATGGATTAAGCGAGACAGAAATCATCCTTCGGTTATTATGTGGAGTTTCGGAAATGAATTACAGTTTCAGGAAGAACGTTGGAATTTCCCAACATCTGATTGGGGGGTAACAACCTATCGTCTGATGGATGTCGTGGCAAAACGTTATGATCCTACCCGTAAAACTACCGTTGCCATGTATCCCGCCCGTGCCGGAGGTATCATCAGAGCCAACCCAGATTTCCGTATCAAAGAGAACATCGTCCCACCTGAATTGTCAACAGTGACCGAAATTGCCAGTTTCAACTATACTTGGGAGGATTACCAAGAATATCTAAAGCACGCACCCAATATGATTATTTATCAAAGTGAAGCTGTAACCAATGAGTTGGCTGCGCCATACTTTGGAATGGATAGAGACAAAATGGTAGGACTTGCTTATTGGGGCGGTATCGAATATTGGGGTGAATCTCAAGGTTGGCCTCGAAAAGGTTGGAACTATTCATTTTTCAATCATTCGATGGAGCCCTTTCCACAAGCATGGCTGACAAAAAGCATTTTTACAGACGAACCGTTGGTTTATATAGGTGTGGTAGATAGCGAAGGAGAATCGAAGATGTGGAATGATCAAATTGTGGGACAAAAAGTTATTTCGGCGCATTGGAATCGAACTGAGGGCAGCAAATACAATTTATACACTTATACTAATGCCGATGAGGTTGAATTATTAGTGAATGGAAAATCTATTGGTGTGCAACAAAATAGTACTGAGGTAACAAAACGCAATACTATTTATTGGAAAGATGTTCCTTATTCGGCCGGTAAAATTACGGCTATCGCTCGAAAAGGAGGTAAAGAAGTAGCCCGTCACGAACTAGAAACAACCGGAAAAGCGGTTGCACTAGTACTAGAAACTGAAAATGTAAACTGGAAAGGCGATGGTATGGATCTTCAATATGTAAAAGTATATGCCGTTGACAGCAAAGGGCGTAAAGTACCAACTGCTACTGGGGAAGTAACTTTTGATCTAAATGGTGCAGCAAGTATAATTGCAGTGGATAATGGCGATCATTTAAGTGATGATTTATTTGACGGCAATAAAAAGAATCTTTACAAAGGTTTTGCTATGGCTATTTTGCGCTCAGGT
- a CDS encoding hybrid sensor histidine kinase/response regulator transcription factor, whose translation MSISNTKNTTIIAFFLLLQLSVFQLEAQENILKFNHLTVNNGLPQNSVHAIAKDKYGFIWFGTWGGACRYDGYSFKVFRANDNDPTAFADNMIEAIVTDKLKNIWIKTGEPDCLYRYSYENENFKRFSTKNVAPYILNLITKPKAAENNKYKFTFSGSGLKQLNKITGKETLYQVNYNDPFSISDSSIFMSYIDDADNLWIGTRKGGVNQANLNIKPFNYYHADSPGNGLISNEVRAICKDKNGRMWIGSEEMGGTIIENTSQGNKYSYFNNKTFIDNRRVRSLYCDKLGFMWIGTKGGLDKYDPHTKTFKHYAADKQKSGSITSPIIFSILEDSYGILWIGTYSGLAKYDRTNDKFVYVPQPITGGVQIRVIMEDRQKNLWIATEDKGLTKLTRTADKPGEFKSVRYMHIAGKDDSLISNRLYSLAEDNAGMIWIATNLGLSRINPKDNTVKNFFIKDGLPDEIIMGLLFDGKESIWISHKKGLTRMNTRTFELQNFNINDGLQSNEFNQNACFKDGTGEMFFGGQNGLNSFFPNNIHVDKNKPQIVFTQLNVMNQELHVGTKVNDRVILEKSLLSTKEIILSWWDRTFSIEFAALHYANPQGNKYKYKLEGINNQWIFTDASMRTASYSHLPSGTYTFKVYGSNGDGVWSDKPATLRIIILPPWWLSWWAIALYIAIGGFVVLFVYKYISARIEFSKNEAIHKSKLEFFTGISHEFRTPLTLIIDPLEKLISGKLDNDTVKQYHTMMHRNAKQLLLLINQLLDFRKLESGHLTLNMQQSDIIAFVKTAAASFESKAKDREIHFLIESTVSSLITRFDTAKMNMVLNNLLSNAFKFTPDQGEIVINIDILNAENQMVVIKVHDTGVGISDEEQEKVFNLFYQSEHSTSQQEGSGVGLALTKELIQLHDGEIVLESKVGLGTTFTVFLPVSGDQEVPKIGFSPEVLPVQEESVLTESAQLLDSSAELPLLLIVDDNADIRNYIAQNFSNEYRIIIATNGSEGFLKATETIPDIVVSDVMMPVMNGFELCRELKSDERTSHIPVILLTSRQSDESKTEGYETGADAYVTKPFNSNVLLAQIRNLLNQRQRLRELFSQGSDIEIKKIAINVTDEAFLNKVILHIHENLEDEEFNINVLSELLNMSRSQFYRKIKALTNQSLLDFVTTIRMNKALEYLMSGDYNISETAYKVGYSMSSNFTRTFTRHFGVSPSKYIESIRK comes from the coding sequence ATGTCTATTTCAAATACAAAAAACACAACTATAATAGCATTCTTTTTATTACTCCAGCTTTCAGTATTTCAACTGGAAGCTCAGGAAAATATTTTAAAATTCAACCATTTAACCGTAAATAATGGATTACCTCAAAATTCAGTACACGCAATAGCCAAAGATAAGTACGGTTTCATATGGTTTGGAACATGGGGAGGCGCTTGCAGATACGACGGTTATTCATTTAAAGTCTTTAGGGCAAATGATAATGACCCAACTGCTTTTGCAGATAATATGATAGAGGCTATAGTCACAGATAAATTGAAAAATATCTGGATAAAAACAGGAGAACCTGATTGTTTATACAGGTACAGTTATGAAAATGAGAATTTTAAACGTTTTTCCACAAAAAATGTTGCTCCATATATACTTAATCTCATTACAAAGCCAAAAGCAGCAGAAAACAACAAATATAAATTTACTTTTAGTGGATCCGGACTAAAGCAATTGAACAAAATTACTGGTAAAGAAACACTCTATCAAGTCAATTACAATGATCCGTTTTCAATCTCTGATTCATCTATTTTTATGAGTTATATAGATGATGCCGACAACCTTTGGATCGGGACTCGAAAAGGCGGCGTAAATCAGGCTAACCTAAATATCAAGCCTTTTAATTATTATCACGCAGACAGTCCGGGAAATGGGTTAATCAGTAATGAAGTAAGAGCAATCTGTAAAGATAAAAATGGTCGGATGTGGATTGGTTCGGAAGAAATGGGAGGAACAATTATTGAAAATACCTCGCAAGGAAATAAATATTCCTATTTCAATAACAAAACTTTCATAGATAACAGAAGAGTCCGTTCCCTTTATTGTGATAAGCTTGGATTTATGTGGATCGGAACCAAAGGTGGTCTTGACAAGTACGACCCACACACCAAAACTTTCAAGCACTATGCTGCCGATAAACAAAAATCCGGAAGTATTACAAGTCCAATTATCTTTAGCATACTAGAAGACAGTTATGGCATATTGTGGATTGGAACCTACAGCGGTTTGGCAAAATACGACAGGACAAATGACAAGTTCGTATATGTACCTCAACCTATAACCGGGGGTGTCCAAATCCGGGTTATAATGGAAGACCGTCAAAAAAATCTTTGGATAGCAACAGAAGACAAAGGTTTGACTAAATTGACACGAACAGCTGATAAACCAGGTGAATTTAAATCCGTGCGATATATGCATATTGCCGGAAAGGATGATTCACTCATCTCCAATAGGCTTTACTCACTTGCTGAAGATAATGCAGGGATGATATGGATAGCCACAAATTTGGGTCTAAGCCGCATAAATCCCAAAGACAATACAGTAAAGAATTTTTTCATTAAAGATGGTCTGCCAGATGAAATTATAATGGGACTTTTATTTGATGGAAAAGAATCTATATGGATAAGTCATAAAAAAGGATTAACCCGAATGAATACAAGAACATTTGAACTCCAAAACTTTAATATAAACGATGGATTACAGAGTAATGAGTTCAATCAAAATGCTTGTTTTAAAGACGGAACAGGTGAAATGTTTTTTGGAGGTCAAAATGGACTCAATTCATTTTTTCCAAATAATATTCATGTTGACAAAAACAAACCACAAATTGTATTCACCCAGTTAAATGTGATGAACCAAGAGCTGCACGTCGGGACAAAAGTTAACGACCGAGTTATTCTTGAAAAATCACTGCTTTCCACCAAAGAAATTATTCTTAGCTGGTGGGACAGAACGTTCAGTATAGAATTTGCTGCTTTACATTATGCCAATCCGCAAGGCAATAAATACAAATACAAACTTGAGGGGATCAACAACCAATGGATTTTTACGGATGCCTCTATGCGAACTGCCTCCTATTCTCATCTTCCATCCGGAACCTATACCTTTAAAGTTTATGGTTCCAACGGTGACGGTGTTTGGAGCGATAAACCAGCTACTCTCCGTATTATAATACTACCTCCATGGTGGCTTTCTTGGTGGGCGATTGCACTATACATCGCAATTGGAGGCTTTGTTGTTCTATTTGTTTATAAATACATTTCCGCACGAATTGAATTTAGCAAAAACGAAGCAATACATAAATCCAAGCTTGAATTTTTCACAGGGATTTCACATGAATTCCGTACTCCCCTTACACTGATTATTGATCCACTGGAAAAACTCATTTCTGGAAAACTGGATAATGATACAGTAAAGCAGTACCACACCATGATGCACCGCAATGCCAAACAGTTGCTTCTACTGATTAACCAATTGCTGGATTTTAGAAAACTGGAATCAGGACATCTTACTTTAAATATGCAACAATCGGATATTATTGCTTTTGTAAAAACTGCGGCCGCATCATTTGAGTCAAAAGCAAAAGACAGAGAAATTCACTTTTTGATAGAATCAACCGTAAGTAGCTTGATTACCCGTTTTGACACAGCCAAAATGAATATGGTGTTAAATAATCTCTTATCAAATGCTTTTAAATTCACGCCTGATCAAGGCGAAATTGTTATCAATATTGATATTCTGAATGCAGAAAATCAGATGGTCGTGATAAAGGTACACGACACAGGAGTCGGTATCTCAGACGAAGAGCAGGAAAAAGTTTTTAATCTTTTTTATCAATCGGAGCATTCGACTTCACAACAGGAAGGTTCAGGAGTTGGATTGGCTTTGACAAAAGAACTGATCCAGCTACATGATGGGGAAATTGTATTGGAAAGCAAAGTGGGGCTTGGCACGACTTTTACTGTTTTTCTTCCTGTTTCTGGTGATCAAGAAGTGCCAAAAATTGGATTCTCTCCGGAAGTGTTACCTGTTCAGGAGGAAAGTGTACTTACGGAGTCAGCCCAACTGCTTGATTCGTCTGCTGAATTGCCCCTGTTGTTAATTGTAGATGACAATGCCGATATTCGTAATTATATAGCGCAGAACTTTAGCAATGAATATCGAATTATTATTGCCACCAATGGTTCAGAAGGTTTTCTGAAGGCCACTGAGACGATTCCGGATATTGTGGTTAGCGATGTAATGATGCCTGTCATGAATGGATTTGAATTGTGTCGTGAACTTAAATCAGACGAACGCACAAGTCACATTCCGGTAATTTTACTCACTTCACGGCAATCGGACGAGTCCAAAACGGAAGGCTACGAAACAGGTGCTGATGCTTATGTTACCAAACCTTTCAATTCAAATGTACTTCTGGCTCAAATACGGAATCTTCTTAATCAAAGGCAACGCTTACGTGAACTATTTTCGCAGGGTTCTGACATTGAAATAAAGAAAATTGCAATAAACGTTACCGACGAAGCTTTTCTGAATAAAGTAATACTGCATATTCATGAGAATTTGGAAGATGAAGAGTTTAATATTAATGTGCTTTCCGAACTGCTTAACATGAGCCGTTCACAGTTCTATCGCAAGATAAAAGCACTTACCAATCAATCATTGCTTGATTTTGTAACTACTATCCGTATGAACAAAGCCTTGGAGTATTTAATGAGCGGAGACTATAATATTTCTGAAACTGCCTATAAAGTTGGTTATAGTATGTCCAGTAATTTTACTAGAACGTTCACCCGTCATTTTGGAGTAAGTCCATCCAAATATATAGAGTCAATCAGGAAATAA
- a CDS encoding vanadium-dependent haloperoxidase: protein MKNHIKQVTTYFILFLLVTSCAKEDLPINNDEINTSNLTKKVVKEHGFVDNKMVLYWNKITETVLSNPIQQPTRTRLFAIIEISVHDALNSIKPKYERFAMNEKEQFADPDATVASAAYWAITLLGRGSSQVDSWYSESLATIPDGESKNLGIALGKKSAQAIIANRADDGFTKIILASPIPANGINPGEYRSTVTALNYVPTTALSPFRILYNWGTVNKPYVIESNSQFRPGGPYAVNSNEYTTDFNEVKTKGARVGGIRTAEEEKMGKFWSENRPSILWNIIATNAIATKKLDAWKTARLFALIHVCIAESINSQFNASYYYYSWRPETAVRWADTDGNPNTQGDANWLPVYSESPTSATPPVPGYPNGFAAFGGTTAEILRLFLGTDETSIDITSTSINPGVTEPKPSFHYSSFSQAARANSLSTVYNGWDFRKSVSDGEEMGKQIANYVFNHQFRENKE, encoded by the coding sequence ATGAAAAATCACATAAAACAAGTAACAACGTACTTTATTCTTTTTTTGTTGGTTACTTCCTGTGCAAAAGAAGATTTACCTATTAACAATGACGAAATAAATACTTCCAATTTAACTAAAAAAGTCGTTAAGGAACACGGTTTTGTAGACAACAAGATGGTCTTGTATTGGAACAAAATAACAGAAACTGTCCTTAGCAATCCAATACAGCAACCCACTCGTACTCGTCTTTTTGCCATAATTGAAATTTCCGTACACGATGCGCTGAATAGTATTAAGCCAAAGTATGAACGCTTTGCCATGAATGAAAAAGAACAATTTGCTGACCCTGATGCAACAGTTGCCAGCGCAGCCTATTGGGCCATTACATTATTGGGTCGGGGAAGTTCTCAAGTCGATTCATGGTACTCTGAAAGTCTAGCGACCATCCCCGATGGAGAAAGTAAAAATTTAGGTATAGCTCTTGGTAAAAAATCAGCCCAAGCTATCATTGCCAACCGTGCCGATGATGGATTTACAAAAATTATTCTTGCTTCGCCCATACCAGCCAATGGCATCAATCCTGGCGAATATCGTTCAACGGTTACTGCCTTGAATTATGTACCCACAACAGCGCTGTCACCTTTTAGAATACTTTATAACTGGGGTACAGTAAATAAACCTTATGTTATTGAAAGCAATTCGCAGTTTAGACCCGGAGGTCCTTATGCCGTCAATTCAAATGAATACACAACTGATTTCAATGAAGTGAAAACAAAGGGAGCCAGAGTAGGTGGCATCCGTACTGCTGAGGAAGAAAAAATGGGAAAATTCTGGAGTGAGAACAGGCCGTCAATCCTTTGGAACATTATAGCAACAAATGCCATTGCAACTAAAAAACTCGATGCGTGGAAAACGGCTCGCTTGTTTGCTCTTATACATGTGTGCATAGCGGAAAGTATCAATTCACAATTTAATGCCAGCTATTACTACTATTCATGGAGACCGGAGACTGCTGTTCGCTGGGCTGACACCGATGGCAATCCCAATACACAAGGAGACGCCAACTGGCTGCCAGTATATTCGGAAAGCCCTACTTCTGCTACACCGCCAGTACCTGGTTATCCAAATGGCTTTGCAGCTTTTGGCGGCACAACAGCCGAAATATTGCGGTTATTCCTCGGCACTGATGAAACTTCTATTGATATTACATCTACCAGTATAAACCCAGGTGTAACAGAACCCAAACCCTCTTTTCATTATTCAAGCTTTTCACAGGCGGCTAGAGCCAATTCGCTCAGTACAGTCTATAATGGTTGGGATTTTAGAAAATCCGTTTCGGATGGAGAAGAAATGGGAAAACAAATTGCCAACTATGTATTCAATCATCAATTCAGGGAAAACAAAGAGTGA
- a CDS encoding DUF4450 domain-containing protein has translation MITFANKKNIVTQLVTATLLVTSLQTFAQELYPLKKSDRLWHNEQQELRYKPDGTDFVITNGNRLFTRALYGTHTLFRVETGDRPEFALYMPGMGGNFKLGISSNDTNGKWLTKAQTITARYRAGSMYYTIQDPILGNGKLLLEVLAMSDAEGFIVKARFENVKTSIALFSAFGGATGKSFSREGDMGPDPESNFYLKPENCKDNTYAIEKDAFTLKYGSGVEIGQDGRYYVEDLKQPSVKSKERILVGSFPAGTVLKIGDATKLSTPQDFFNSKMESAPAIVGKVNAKTNTDYYFSIHNPATKPAFKNSEAPRLFAQAETARKSIADRITINTPDPYINTIGGTLAIASDATWEAPSYLHGSIGWRNRLNGWRGAYTADALGWHDRAKMHLESYAKSQVTSPASGPIVADTLTNLSRSQEKLGVGMFTSGYISRLPNGEKIQAHHYDMNLVFIDIMLRHYEWTGDREFLKETWPVLKRHLEWETRNFDSDRDGLYDAYAVIWASDALQYSGGGVAHSSAYNYYSFSKAAQIATILGEDPSPYRKEADKILKAMNADLWMKDKGSYAEYKDAMGNRLLHPAPALWTVYHSMDSETLNPFQAYQSLRYIDNEIPHIPIKAKGLEDDGYYTLSTTKWMPYEWSLNNSALAESMHTALANWQGGRADEAYKLFKSEVLASMYLGGSPGNFVQISHYDAARNEAYRDFGDPIGMFSRALVEGLFGIVPNALSNTLSIRPGLPSSWNYASFSTPDISFDFKRNGQTDVYTLVPKLPQSLNLKFQAIARGQVKNITINGKSVSWKNIDSAVGKPVIEITAAAAEKYVVNITWQGALPVLPTAEKTYANGGLITENFNGVTVLKINDPQNILVNSTIKSSGFSAKVNASAGNYTVFIQLSQGQLSWWMPICFNVEKTVKLVTGRDSEENSNSFALQNNTSSSVEAIVSVNEFSTSLNIPSGKTSTEIVVPENNLITGTNQVTITLSNGDTVTESLYNWKATTKGKLETVNITGYFNDKVTQIFKNKYLSPRPQVTTLQLPWQGIGDWPHALRTFDVDDSGLRKLAGEKNAITLPQGITFSTSGTAGTNNILYTSQWDNYPKEKSIPLAGSASHAWFLMAGSTNPMQSQFDNGIIIVEYTDGTTDSLVLRNPETWCPMEQDYYTDGFAFALKRPRSTRIHLKTGTIVSGQESKEKYNGKGIEGGAATVLDMPLNPSKTLKNITLKTIANDVVIGLMAVTLLR, from the coding sequence ATGATAACATTTGCAAATAAAAAAAACATTGTAACCCAGCTTGTAACAGCAACATTGCTTGTTACTTCATTGCAAACTTTTGCGCAAGAACTTTATCCTTTAAAAAAATCGGATCGCTTGTGGCACAACGAGCAACAGGAACTGCGCTACAAACCCGATGGAACCGATTTTGTCATCACAAACGGAAACAGGCTTTTTACCCGTGCCCTCTATGGAACCCATACACTGTTCAGGGTAGAAACCGGTGACCGACCTGAATTTGCTTTATATATGCCTGGAATGGGAGGTAATTTTAAATTAGGAATATCCAGTAATGACACTAATGGTAAATGGTTGACAAAAGCACAGACCATAACGGCAAGATATAGAGCTGGCTCTATGTATTATACAATTCAAGACCCAATCCTTGGGAATGGAAAACTTTTATTGGAAGTACTGGCAATGTCAGATGCCGAGGGATTTATTGTAAAAGCGCGCTTTGAGAATGTAAAAACGTCGATTGCTTTATTTTCGGCTTTCGGTGGTGCAACGGGTAAAAGTTTTAGTCGCGAGGGCGATATGGGACCCGATCCTGAATCTAATTTTTATCTAAAACCCGAAAACTGCAAGGATAATACCTACGCTATCGAAAAAGATGCTTTTACTTTGAAGTACGGTTCAGGTGTGGAAATAGGTCAAGATGGACGTTATTATGTGGAAGATTTGAAGCAACCATCCGTAAAATCTAAAGAGCGTATATTGGTTGGAAGCTTCCCAGCTGGAACAGTATTAAAAATTGGTGATGCCACTAAACTATCCACTCCACAAGATTTTTTTAATTCTAAAATGGAAAGTGCCCCAGCAATAGTTGGGAAAGTAAATGCTAAAACCAATACCGATTATTATTTCTCCATCCACAATCCTGCTACTAAGCCTGCATTTAAGAATAGTGAGGCACCTCGATTGTTTGCACAGGCAGAGACAGCCAGAAAATCAATTGCAGACCGCATTACCATCAATACACCTGACCCTTATATCAACACTATTGGAGGAACATTGGCTATAGCATCGGATGCGACATGGGAAGCACCTTCCTATTTACACGGTTCTATTGGATGGCGCAACCGATTGAATGGATGGCGTGGTGCTTATACAGCTGATGCATTGGGTTGGCATGACCGTGCCAAAATGCATTTGGAAAGCTATGCTAAATCCCAGGTGACTAGCCCAGCTAGCGGGCCTATTGTTGCAGATACATTAACCAATTTGTCGCGAAGCCAAGAAAAATTAGGGGTAGGAATGTTTACCAGCGGTTATATCAGCAGACTTCCTAATGGCGAAAAAATTCAAGCTCACCATTACGACATGAATCTGGTATTTATCGACATTATGTTGCGACACTACGAATGGACTGGCGACAGAGAATTTTTAAAAGAAACCTGGCCGGTATTAAAACGCCATTTGGAATGGGAGACCCGTAATTTTGATTCTGACAGAGATGGTTTGTATGATGCCTATGCAGTGATTTGGGCGAGCGATGCTTTGCAATACAGTGGGGGTGGCGTAGCACATTCATCTGCCTATAACTATTATTCATTTTCAAAAGCGGCTCAAATAGCAACTATACTAGGAGAAGATCCAAGTCCTTACCGTAAAGAGGCTGATAAAATTTTGAAAGCGATGAATGCCGATTTGTGGATGAAAGACAAAGGTTCTTATGCCGAATATAAAGATGCGATGGGCAACCGATTATTGCATCCCGCACCTGCGTTATGGACTGTCTATCACAGTATGGATTCCGAAACGTTGAATCCATTTCAGGCTTATCAAAGTTTGCGTTATATAGATAATGAAATACCGCATATCCCTATAAAAGCAAAAGGTCTTGAAGATGACGGTTATTACACGCTCTCAACAACCAAATGGATGCCCTATGAATGGTCATTAAACAATTCGGCTTTAGCAGAATCTATGCATACGGCACTTGCAAACTGGCAGGGAGGTCGTGCTGATGAAGCCTATAAATTATTTAAAAGCGAAGTATTGGCCTCAATGTACCTTGGTGGAAGCCCAGGAAACTTTGTTCAAATATCGCATTATGATGCTGCACGTAACGAAGCTTATCGCGATTTTGGTGATCCAATCGGTATGTTTTCAAGAGCTTTGGTAGAAGGTCTTTTTGGTATTGTGCCGAATGCTTTGAGTAATACACTTAGTATTCGTCCCGGATTGCCTTCTTCATGGAATTATGCTTCCTTCTCAACACCGGACATTTCGTTTGATTTTAAACGTAACGGCCAAACCGATGTCTATACATTGGTTCCTAAATTACCGCAAAGCCTTAATTTGAAATTCCAAGCTATTGCAAGAGGTCAGGTAAAAAATATTACCATAAACGGCAAATCTGTTAGCTGGAAAAATATTGATTCGGCTGTAGGAAAACCGGTAATCGAAATCACTGCTGCAGCAGCTGAAAAATATGTTGTCAATATTACTTGGCAAGGAGCCTTACCAGTACTGCCAACTGCTGAAAAAACATATGCAAATGGTGGTTTGATAACCGAAAATTTTAACGGTGTAACTGTTTTAAAAATAAATGATCCGCAAAATATTTTGGTAAATAGTACGATCAAATCATCGGGATTTTCAGCTAAAGTAAACGCATCAGCTGGAAATTATACTGTTTTTATCCAGTTAAGTCAGGGGCAGTTATCGTGGTGGATGCCAATTTGTTTTAACGTAGAAAAAACGGTTAAGCTAGTTACAGGAAGAGATTCGGAAGAAAACAGCAACAGTTTTGCATTGCAGAATAATACAAGTAGTTCTGTAGAAGCAATTGTAAGTGTTAATGAATTTAGTACATCACTTAACATTCCTTCAGGTAAAACTAGTACTGAGATAGTAGTTCCAGAAAATAACCTGATAACTGGAACAAATCAGGTAACTATTACGCTTTCTAACGGTGATACTGTTACAGAGTCATTGTACAATTGGAAAGCAACTACAAAAGGCAAATTAGAAACCGTGAACATTACAGGATATTTTAACGATAAGGTAACCCAAATCTTCAAGAACAAATATCTTTCACCGAGACCACAGGTTACAACCTTACAGCTTCCATGGCAGGGAATAGGCGACTGGCCGCATGCTTTAAGAACATTTGACGTGGACGATAGCGGTTTACGCAAACTGGCAGGTGAAAAAAATGCAATAACACTGCCACAGGGCATCACTTTTTCTACCTCTGGAACTGCAGGGACTAACAATATTCTGTACACTTCGCAATGGGATAATTATCCAAAAGAGAAGTCAATTCCGCTTGCGGGCAGTGCATCTCATGCGTGGTTTTTAATGGCTGGTTCTACCAATCCGATGCAAAGCCAGTTTGATAACGGTATTATAATTGTTGAATATACCGATGGTACAACCGATTCACTCGTATTACGCAATCCTGAAACTTGGTGTCCTATGGAACAGGATTATTATACAGATGGTTTTGCCTTTGCATTAAAAAGACCTCGTTCTACCCGTATTCACTTGAAAACTGGAACTATTGTTTCCGGGCAGGAATCCAAAGAAAAATATAATGGAAAAGGTATTGAGGGTGGTGCCGCAACGGTGCTCGATATGCCGTTGAACCCATCAAAAACACTAAAGAATATTACCCTTAAAACAATTGCTAATGATGTAGTGATAGGATTAATGGCGGTTACGCTTTTGCGATAA